AGCCAATTTGCTAAATAATTCTATTAATTCTTTTGATATATATAAGGTTGCTTTTGAAATCCAAATCAAGATAAATGTCATGAATGAGAAACCAATCAACGCAGCACCCGTAAATGCAATAATTTCATTTTGTCCAAGACCTGCTTGAAACATATTTATTAATACAACAGCAATTGCGAAAGTTGATGCTAATATCGCAACACCTAATGAAAAGATGATGGATCCAAAAACGATTAAAATAATAACATATGCAAATCCAATGGGTAATAACAAAGGTGTTGATAGTAAAAACTTTAGAAGTTGTTTAGAGCTTTTAGCAACTGCTTGATATGTATCATTTGCACGTTTCATGACAACATCAGTTGTCATTGATTTTGCAATCTCTTTTGCATCATAGTCACTTAGTATATCATCTATGTCTTCACCACTTGCTAATCTATCTTCAATCATCTCTTCATAAAATGATATAATGTCAGATACCTCATTAACATAAAATCTTAATCTTAATTCTCTTTCTAATTCTTTTAGCCAAGTTTTCATATGATCCTCATTTCATCAATAAATCAAATATTTTTCTAACATCTTCCCATTCTTTCAGGAACTCATCAACATGC
The sequence above is drawn from the Mariniplasma anaerobium genome and encodes:
- a CDS encoding DUF1700 domain-containing protein, with protein sequence MKTWLKELERELRLRFYVNEVSDIISFYEEMIEDRLASGEDIDDILSDYDAKEIAKSMTTDVVMKRANDTYQAVAKSSKQLLKFLLSTPLLLPIGFAYVIILIVFGSIIFSLGVAILASTFAIAVVLINMFQAGLGQNEIIAFTGAALIGFSFMTFILIWISKATLYISKELIELFSKLAKKKEKNNESI